Within the Dialister hominis genome, the region GAGCCGAAAGCAAGGCCGAAGAGCGTGATCAGAGGCAGGAATGCATTAGGAAGGACTTCCTTCCATAGAATCTGGCTCTCGGAAATGCCCCTGGCGCGTGCGCCCATGACATAGTTCTGCTGGAGTTCTTCAAGAACAGCAGCGCGGACCTGCCTTGTGAACTTGGATGTCATGACAATGCCAAGAGTGACCGTCGGAAGGACGAGATTTTCAAGAGAAATCGTTCCGTCGATGATGGAGAAAAGATTCAGCTTCAGTCCGAAAAGCCAGAGGAGCATGAGGCCCATCCAGAAATTCGGGATCGATACGCCGGCAAACGAGAAGAGCCTCACGATATAGTCGAAGCGGCTGTTCTGGCGGACGGCAGTGTAAATGCCAAGCGGCACAGAGAAGACGAGCATGAAAATCGAGGAGGAGCAGGCGAGAAGAAGAGTCGCAGGAAGCGCTTCCAGAATGGCATCCAGGACCGGCTTCTTCATGAGGTAAGAAAAGCCGAAGTTGCCATGCAGTACGCGTCCCAGCCAGTCCAGATACTGGTAAATGAAAGGCTGATCGAGCTCCAGCTCATGACGCAGCGCATCGATTTCCAATTGGCTGACGACGATGTCTTCATTGCCGGCAATCATCTGACGGACAGGATCTCCCGGGGACAGCATCACGAGACAGAACGTGATGAAGCTGATGCCCAGAAGAACGATCACAATCTCCACAAGGCGCAGGGCCAGTTGTTTCGGTTTCAAAGTCTTCCTCCTGAGATAATAGACAAACATACGTAAACGAACATTTAGTTCGAAAACCCCATAACGTCAAAGAACAAGGCATGCATGCAGGACCTTGTTCTTTAAAATGGCAAACTCCGGACTCCCGGCAGTGCCATGCTTGTTTCGTTATCAGATTAGAATTTGTTAAATTAATTATAACATGGTTTCCATGGAAATCAATGATAATGTTTGGGGGACGCGGACAAAAAGTTGGACCAATTGACAGAGGTGTCAGGAGGTCAATTTATGTATTCGCATGAAGAGCGCTTAAAGGCAGTCAAACTGCACGTCGATTCGGGCATGGGGCTCAAAGGCATTATGAGAACGCTCGGCTATCCTCACGACATAAAAGTGTTGCGTCAATGGTGCCGGGAATTCAAGTTCTCCAGAGAGATTCACGAAGTAGACGGATTTGATGACGGATATTCTCTCAAACAAAAAACATTAGCCGTCAAATACTTCGTAAATTGCGGCGATCTGCGGCGCACCATCAGGGAAATAGGCTATCCCAGCAGCACGCAGAGATTGAAAATATGGGTTGAGAAATACAACCTTAACGAAAACGATCATTGGCAAGCTGACCAGAACCCTGTAAAATGGGGGCAAGATCGACAGACGGGAAGCAGTCCACTGATTCAGGAGAATCCATTCGAAGAAATTGAGATAGCCTCTAACGCTATCTACAAGGACTTAGGCTTCCTCGAGGAATTGTTCCAAAGGAGGCTGGCAACAATGTCTAAAAAGGACTCGGAAGTAACGATTGAATCTTTAAAAGAAGAAATGCAAGTACTGCTTAGAAATATGGAAAACCTCCGCAAAGAGAATAAAGCATTGCTGAAAGCCAATCAGTCACTGGGAGAGAAGACGAAGTCTCTTGATGAAAAGTGCCAGACACTTGCGAAAGAGTATAAGGAGCTTGGCGAGCAGACTCTTATTAAACGGATCGAGTACGAAGCCCTCGAGATAGCTGCAGAAACAATAAAAAAAGAAGAGGGCATCAGTCTAAAAACACTGACCAATCGGGAAAAAGCCATCGTGATTGATGCCCTTCTGAGCCGCAGCAAGTATCCCCTGAAGAAACTGCTGACGGTGCTAAATATGGCTAAAGCCTCATATTTCTACCAGAAATCCGCTATGAAGGCGGGAGATAAATATGCGGAAATACGCGAAACCATCAAAGACAAATTTAAGAAGAACCGGTCGGTTTATGGTTACCGGAGAATCTGGTTAGCGCTCAGAAAAGATGGGAAAATTCTTTCTGAGAAGCTCGTCCGCCGCTTTATGAAAGAGGATCATCTGGTTCCATACCGCAAAAAAGCTAAAAAGTATAGCTCCTACAAAGGAGAAATTTCACCTGCCCCTAATCTCGTTAACAGGAATTTTCATGCCGACGAATTAGGAAAGCTGCTTCTCACAGATATTACGGAATTCCACATATCTGCAGGGAAAGTATACCTGTCAGCTATAACTGACGTCTTTGACGGCAAGATTGTCGCATGGACGATCGGCACGTCGCCGAATGCCAAACTGGTCAATACCATGCTGGTAAAAGCGAGAGAGGCCCTGGGCGATGACAAGCATCCTATCGTTCATTCAGACCGCGGTATACATTACCAATGGCCTGGATGGATCGCCTTGATGAAGAAATTCGGCTGGACAAGATCCATGTCGAAAAAAGGGTGCTCGCCGGATAATGCTGCTTGTGAAGGTGTCTTTGGAAGAGTAAAAAACGAAATGTTCTATAATAGAAGCTGGATAGGTGTATCCATTAAAGAATTCATAGCTTACCTAGACGATTATCTTCATTGGTATAATGAAGACCGAATTAAAATTACCTTGGGCGGCATGAGTCCAGTAGAATACAGAGAAAGCTTAGGGATAATGTAAGTACTACCAGAATGGTCCAAAAAAATATCCGCACCCCCTTGTCAATACCGAGTAAATGAATGAAATCATAAGAAAATATGAGGAAATCATGAGAATAACCGAGATTAAGAAACATATCATTTAGAATGACCTGTTTTGCATGTATAAGGCATTTTTATAGTACAGTATAGAAAAATCTCGGATTCATCGCGGATCCCGGGAACGATTCGAATAAGTGTACACTTAAACATAGAAAAAATTCTGGTTCTTCACGCTTTTTTGTGGGATAAAAATAATAACATATAAAATTGGCATTGAAAAAGAGCATTATCTACTCCAAAATGTAAGTTGCCTAAAACTACGCACGGAGGTCGAATAATGCTCTTTTATTACCATAATGAAATCACTTTTAATTGTCAATATTATCGCACAGAAAATATCACTAGCCATCCAAATCCTCATTGCCATACCCGAGTTACCAGTCTACGGACTGCCAGAGATTTTTCCTGTCCGCACTGTCACTCCCGTATGTATAGTTATGGGTTTTTTTTTGTACTCATCAAGGATTTTCCAGATCTTCCTAAGCAAAAGAAGTATATAGAGTTCTCGGGGCACAGATTCCGCTGCACATCCTGCGGGGAGACCATAACGGAAGATATCCCCTGCCAATGCCCTTTCACACGCGTTACTTGGGATATGGCCTTGTGGATTATCCATCTGCTTAAGTGTCATACATCCATTTCTGCCATTTCGGCCATGCTCTCTGTACATTGGAGTGCCATACAGAAAATACAAAAGCATATCATGGATAAGGCGTTGGCTGCCTTTGAAACCTGCCTGAAGAAAAGTAACTATCGCCCACGGTATTTGGCCGTAGATGAGTTCGCTATCCATAAGGGCCATCGCTATGCCACCTGCGTTATGGATTTGGAAACGGGATTCATCTTGTGGGCCGGCCTGGGCCGCTCCATGGCAGATTTTGAGCACTTCTTTAAGAGCATTGACCTTTCGCTTCTTTCCAGGCTAAAAGCGGTGGCCATGGATATGAACGCATCCTTTAACAGGCTGTTCCAGAAATATTGTCCGAAGGCCCCCATCGTTTATGACCGGTACCATATGCAGGCACAGTTTGGGCGTGATGTTATGGGAGCCGTGCGCCTGGAGGAAGCACAAAAGCATAGGCAGGAAGCAGAAGCATTAAAGAAATATACGAAAGAAACTAATAATCCAGAGCTCCAGAAGATGGCCAGGGAAAAGAGCCATGAAGAAAGGAAGCTTTATACCGAATTAAAGAAATCCCGATGGATACTGTTAAAGAAGGACGACCACCTGAATGAAAGGCAGAAAACTCATCTG harbors:
- a CDS encoding IS3 family transposase, which gives rise to MYSHEERLKAVKLHVDSGMGLKGIMRTLGYPHDIKVLRQWCREFKFSREIHEVDGFDDGYSLKQKTLAVKYFVNCGDLRRTIREIGYPSSTQRLKIWVEKYNLNENDHWQADQNPVKWGQDRQTGSSPLIQENPFEEIEIASNAIYKDLGFLEELFQRRLATMSKKDSEVTIESLKEEMQVLLRNMENLRKENKALLKANQSLGEKTKSLDEKCQTLAKEYKELGEQTLIKRIEYEALEIAAETIKKEEGISLKTLTNREKAIVIDALLSRSKYPLKKLLTVLNMAKASYFYQKSAMKAGDKYAEIRETIKDKFKKNRSVYGYRRIWLALRKDGKILSEKLVRRFMKEDHLVPYRKKAKKYSSYKGEISPAPNLVNRNFHADELGKLLLTDITEFHISAGKVYLSAITDVFDGKIVAWTIGTSPNAKLVNTMLVKAREALGDDKHPIVHSDRGIHYQWPGWIALMKKFGWTRSMSKKGCSPDNAACEGVFGRVKNEMFYNRSWIGVSIKEFIAYLDDYLHWYNEDRIKITLGGMSPVEYRESLGIM
- the nikB gene encoding nickel ABC transporter permease, with product MKPKQLALRLVEIVIVLLGISFITFCLVMLSPGDPVRQMIAGNEDIVVSQLEIDALRHELELDQPFIYQYLDWLGRVLHGNFGFSYLMKKPVLDAILEALPATLLLACSSSIFMLVFSVPLGIYTAVRQNSRFDYIVRLFSFAGVSIPNFWMGLMLLWLFGLKLNLFSIIDGTISLENLVLPTVTLGIVMTSKFTRQVRAAVLEELQQNYVMGARARGISESQILWKEVLPNAFLPLITLFGLAFGSLLGGAAVVEIIFSWPGLGYMIVQAITYRDFLTVQAVVLWIAFMYMVINIIIDFSYQHLDPRLRKGGR
- a CDS encoding ISL3 family transposase, with product MYSYGFFFVLIKDFPDLPKQKKYIEFSGHRFRCTSCGETITEDIPCQCPFTRVTWDMALWIIHLLKCHTSISAISAMLSVHWSAIQKIQKHIMDKALAAFETCLKKSNYRPRYLAVDEFAIHKGHRYATCVMDLETGFILWAGLGRSMADFEHFFKSIDLSLLSRLKAVAMDMNASFNRLFQKYCPKAPIVYDRYHMQAQFGRDVMGAVRLEEAQKHRQEAEALKKYTKETNNPELQKMAREKSHEERKLYTELKKSRWILLKKDDHLNERQKTHLLDILSEHRDLAICYAMKQEMTRLFTLTDYEEALAGWTKWIQAGLESGIPALVKFARQKQKRIKGLAAHALYPINTGKLEGFNNKIKVLKRIGYGYRNMDYFFTLIRFHSLPKNYSSPKFP